The genomic stretch TTTTCCTACCGCATTGTCCCAACCGAAATCACGGCTGTTATACAATGGCGTTTCGCAGAAATATTGACGGTAGAATAAGCCTTCTTTTTGATCATAACAATAATCCTCCAACCAATCGCAAGCCTCCATCATCAGTTTCAAATTGTCCTTACTGATGTATTTGGTATCGTTGGTTTGTGTCCAGTACGTAAAAGCAGACCATACCGCATAGAACAAGCCGTCCTCTTGCCATTTGGTGATTTTACCATTGGCCATTTGCCCAAAGAATCGGCCCGTGCGTCCATTCTCCTCAATATTGGTCGGGTTCGCCATCTGGAAATCCGTCCATTTGTCCAATGGATTTGCCCATCCACTGTACGCCATCCATGAACAAGCCAAACCGCCATCACGTACCCAGATCAAATAATAGATCTTCTGTAAAGCCGCCTGCATCGCTCCAGATTTGTCTTGAGCCGAAAGGAAAATTCGCTTATTGAAATCAATCAAATTTTGGAGCGAATCATGATCATTCAAGACCAATTTACCGAAAGCGGTTTCTTTAATAACTTCCTTATCATTGTCCGCCATTAGCTTTTGCTGACCCTTGGCGGCCAATTGTTGCAATTTGCGTTCAATATGTTCGCCTTTGAGCGCGCCTCCGATGAAAATCGGCTGGTTAGGTACCATTTCGGCACGGCAATAAGTGCTTCGCCCTTGGTCGATTTGGAGCTGATGCTGAAAATCTCCCCCCTTCAATACGGCAGCAAATTCAAAGTTCAACCCACGGTCAGGGTGTGCGCTGACGAAGCTTCTTTCAGCTCGCTTGATTGGCGTATCCTGTTTATCGGTTTTGAAATCAATCATGCCCGCCTTCGATGTCCAGATATAAAATACTGGGCTATCTTCCAAGGTGGCAATATGCACATCCTGATTTTTATAATGCACTACCGTATGCCATGGGTCGTAGTCGGTCGAAACATAATCGGCAGCCGATAGGGCAGGGAAGCTGATTTTATCAAAAATCTTGGTATGATCATCCCGATTAGAGAAGTTTCGCATTTTATAGCTGTTGTCTTCGCCCGCCTTCGGGTTGATCCACAACTCGATCGTCGATTGGCTGATATTATATTCCGCACGAACCCCCATTGGGCTGTGCATCAAAATCAACTGATCAACTTTCTTTTCTTGATGTACAGCCGCAACGTCCTTTGTTTGTTGCTGAGGGCTCATCGCGCAACCACCCGCAGAGAGGAGCAGCAACGAAAGCCCAATATTTAAATAGGTCTTTCTCATGAGAGTATAAAATTTTTCGTTATTACTTCATCGGAATTGGTACCCACCTGTACCTGAAATTCGCCAGGTTCTGCCACAAATTCCATTTGCTCATTCCACATTTTTAGATCTTCTTCGGTAATGGTAAAGTGCACCGTTTTGCGCTCACCTTTTTTGAGTTCGATCAATTCAAAATGCTTCAATTCTTTTAGTGGTCGGCTGGTGCTTCCGTACAAATCACTGATATATAGCTGAACCACTTCCTTGCCGTCGTACTGACCTGTATTTTCAAGATCAACACTCACTTGAAGGGATTGTCCTAATTTGAGACTATCGGTAGAAATCTTCAGATTACTGTATTTGAAGTGGGTGTAACTCAATCCAAAACCAAAAGGGTAGGCCGGATCATTGGAAGCGTCCAAATATCTCGTTCCATTTTCGGTCGGTCTTCCGGTCGCTTTTTTAAGATAGGAAATCGGCACCTGTCCGGTGTGTGCAGGGAAGGTTACAGGTAATTTTCCCGAAGGATTATAATCGCCAAATAACACATCGGCCAAAGCATTTCCAGCTTCACATCCTGCCAGCCATGACTCTAAAATCGTCGGCATATTGTCCTTAATCCACGGCATGCAGATCGGGCGACCATCGGCCATCACCACTACGGTTGGTTTGTTCAGTGCCTTAATTTTTTTTGCTAATTCTACCTGTGGTTTTGGTAAGGAAATATCCACCAAAGAGGTATTTTCACCCGAGAACCACTGTCCTTCACCCAGCGTAAGAATCACAAAATCCGAAGATTTGGCCAATCGGATTGCCCGAGCAAGTGCTTTCGAATCTGCGGTATGTTCATCGGCACAACCTGCCTCAAAAGTTACGGTCGCAGCCTTTCCCACTTTGTTTTTGATCCCTTCGGTAAAACGAACCACTTCTTCTTTCGGGCCTGCTGCCGACCATGTCCCCATGTGGGTTTCAGGCTTGGCATCGATTGGTCCAATGACGGCAATTTTCTTGTATTTGGTTTTGGATAAAGGCAAAAGTTGCTCGTCATTTTTAAGCAATACCATGCTCTCGCGGGCAATTTTACGGGCATGCTCCACATACTCAGGCCGTCTCCATTCTTTTTCTTGAAGGCCTTCAGTGAAATATTTGAAAGGATCATCAAAAAGCCCCAACTCAAATTTGAGCTTCAACACTCGGCGTACTGCATCATCAATCAAAGCCACATCCACTTTCCCTTCTTCCACCAAATCCTGCAAATGATCCATATACACCAAGCCCATCATATCGATGTCCGAACCTGCTTCAATCGCTTTCAGGGCTGCTTCTTTTCGGTCTTTGGCATAACGCCAATCGACCATTTCTTCAAAAGAATTATAATCCGAAACCACGGCACCTTTAAATCCCCATTCTCCTTTCAAAATATCACGGATCAGGAATTTATTACCACTACAAGGCACGCCATCATAATCATTAAAAGCATTCATGAACGTACGACAACCTGCTTTTTCAGCCGCATGAAATGGCGGCAAAACATATTCGCGCAGGAATCTTTCCGAAACCGTCGTCTGATTGTAATCGCGACCCGCCTCAACTTGTCCATAAGCGGCAAAGTGCTTGGCACAGGCAAGCATAGTGTTGTTGGCGCTCAGGTCGTCGCCCTGAAAACCATGTACTCGTGCCGCAGCAATTTGACTTCCCAAATAAGGATCTTCTCCAGCACCTTCCATCATTCGGCCCCAACGGGCATCAAAAGAAATATCGACCATCGGAGCGAAGGTCCACATATTGCCCGAAGAGGTTCCTTCGATCGCCATGATTCTTGCAGATCGCTCGATCAGGGGCAAGTTCCATGAGGCCGCCTCACCCAAAGGTACAGGGAAGGTCGTTCTGAAACCATGAATAATATCAAGGGCAAAAATCAAGGGAATACCAGTGTGTTCCATCGCCAATTTTTGGTAATGCCTTTTGTCTTTCATCCACCAGACATTCAGAAATGTACCGACATCACCATTGATCACGGCAGAGTCAATATTGACATCGGTTTCTTTATGGTTATTGGCAATGAGTTTGGCGTGTTTGAGTTGATTCAACTGCCCGACCTTTTGACGAAGGGTCATCCCGTTCAAGATCTCTTCGACTTTTTTGTCAATAGGATCTGTTTTAACCTGTGATTCACCACAAGCAGTCATACCAACCAAGAGTATAAAAATGGCATAAACACCAAAAAATAATGTAGTAACCTTTGTTCTCATCGTTAAATATCTAAAAAATAAAAAAGGCTGTTGCTTTCCTCCCCACAATCCCTAAATAATTTCACCTTCAAGGCACACCATCTTTACCACAAAGGTAGATGAAATACGGTTGGTAGGGGTTATCCTTTTCTCAAAAGGGATTATTCAATTATTAGGAATATAGTTGGGATGGACAATTAAGCAACAGCCTCTATAAAATACTTCTATTCAGCACTCACCAATGACTTCTCTTCCGATTTGTCATTGTCTTTGATCGATTGCAATTCTTGTTTGATTTGCTCTAATTTCTGATCACTCAAATTATAGAACATAAAACAGCCAATTGAGGCAAAAGCAATGAGGGCAGGATAGATCGTCATGGCATTTTTTATGCCTATGAGTGCATCGGCTCCCTGTTCCACATTCGGCTGATAACCATACCAGCTCAACAATGCCAAAGTACCAGAGGCACCAATAGCAACGCCCGTTTTTTGAGCGAAAGTTGCGGCAGAGTAAGCGAGTCCTGTTGCGCGACGGCCATTTTTCCACTCAGAATAATCCGATGAATCAGCCAGCATCGACCATAACAATGGCATGGTAGGTCCAGATGCCAAAGAGAAAACAATCTGTGCGGCGAAGATCAAAACGATTTGATCGGGGCCAAGGAAATAATTAAAGATCAAAGAAGCGGAAATCACTCCCAAGCAAATCATAAACAGCTTGGCCTTGCCGATCTTTTTCGCCATCCAATTGGTTGGCACCACACCCGCCAATACGGCGATAGTCCCGACCACCATAAAGAGCGGTGCAAGGTCCTTACGCCCAACGAAATATTGAAAATAATACATCACCGCCGAGCTTCGGATACCGATATAAATCAACAGGGTGATCGAACTAAAGAACAAGACCAACCATGGTCGGTTCGAACTCAAATCCTTGAAATCCTCCTTCACACTGTTCGCGCTTTGCTTCACAGGCTGAACGCGTTCTTTGGTTGTCAGGAAGGCAAAAAGCAATCCCGCCAAACACAAAACTCCCAATCCAGCGATCGCCAACGGATAACCTTTGGCCTGATCTCCTTCACCCAATTTTTCTACCAACGGGATCAAACCTCCCTGCACGAGCAAACTTGCACCATAGGCAAAAACAAATTTAAAAGACGACAAAGCAGTGCGTTGCTCAGGATCAGGCGACATCACGCCGATCAAAGCATTGAAAGGCACCGTTACCATCGTATAGAAGATCAAGAAGGAGAAGTAAGTCGCATAGGCATAAATCAGTTTTCCTTTCGGGCTCAAATCGGGCACGGTAAACATCATCACCGCCGTGAAAACCAACGGCAGGGCTCCCAACAACAGGAAGGGTCTGAATTTTCCCCATCGGGTGTTGGTTCGATCCGATACCGTACCCATAATTGGGTCGTTCATCGCGTCAAATACCCTAACAATCAGGAATAAGGTGGCTGTCGCTGAGGCGGGTAACAAATATACATCAGTATAAAAAGCAGGAAGGAAAAACATAAGGGTTTGCCACAAACCACTACTCGCCAACTCTCCGAGGCTATACCCGAATTTTTCTTTGAATGAAAGCTTCATTACAATAAACTTTATAGATGAAAAAATTATATACCCGCTTTCAGCTTACCTGAATTCTTGATCACAAATTGCTTCTTTTTAATGTCTTGATAATCAACCAAAACATTCTCTCCTCGGTAATTAATTACATCGTCAAAGTGAATCGCAGGGCGAGGATCACCCTCAGCAGGAGCGATTTGTACCTGATCAAAAATGATGTTCTTTACATGTCGGAAATAAATACCTGACGCAGGTAAATCGGTACCATACATTTTAGGGTATGGATAATTTTTTGAATTCTCGGGCACCTCAATCGTCAAATCCTTTACTGTTCCCGCCGTGTTGTATTCAAATTTACAGTTGTGCATGCTAACCCCTTCTACATAGTTTTCAGGGTAGCCCGTGATGTTTACAGGAACGCTACCAATATTGGTGGCGGTGATGTTGGAGTAAGAGATATTTTTGATCGTTCCAGCCGTAATCGGGTGATCATTGTATTCGGTATGCGTTACTTTATGACGATCCGACAAACGAATAAAAATCGGTGTCATCATGCCATCCATCACGATATTGTTGAAGCTGATATTTTCGATATCGCAACCATCAACAGACATCAAAGACAAGCCCGTAATACCATTGCGGTAGCCCAAACCGTGAACGATCTTAGTCGCGCGGGTAGGACGTAAAACACAGTTTGAAACCGTAATGCGCTTGAAAGTTCCGAATGAGCCTGTTCCCAATTTGATGTAAGAAGCAGTGGAAGAAACGATACAGTTGGTGATCACCACATCTTCTGTTCCTTTTGGTGCTTCGGTTTTCAGGCAGATACCATCATCAGCAGAGTCCACGGTACAATCAGAGATGTGCACGCGATGACAATCCACAATGTCCATCCCATCATTGTTGGTGTTGGCATGGTTGAACAGCTCAATGTTATGGATGCGAACGTTATCACAAAGGTAAGTTCTCAGCATCCAGAAAGCGGAATTGGTCAGTGTCAAATCGCGAACGGTGATGTTCTGACAATTTCTGAAATAAATACCATAAGGGCGCTTGCTTCCATTTTTTTCATGCATCGGAAAGGCTTCATGGTGATCGCCAGAAGGGTAGATGGTACCGTCGCCAGTCAGAGTAACATTCTCCAAATTGTCACCAAAAATAAACGCACGACGTGACATGGTGTAACCACCTGATTGGCTCAAATCCGCATTCGAAGGGATTTCAGGGAACAATTTTAGATCAGGAACTGCTTGCCACACACTACCTGATTGCAGTTCTATGGTTACATTGCTTTTCAGGTGAATCATGCCCGTCATGAATGTTCCTGTCGGGAAAACAAGGGTGGTGTTTTTTCGGCTCGCTTCATCGATCGCCTTTTGAACGGCTTCGGTGTTGTCGGTTTTACCATCGCCTACGGCACCAAAGTCAGTAACATTCAATGCCTGCGCCATCACATTCAATGGCAGGAAAATTCCCATCAACAGATAAAAAAGATATTTCATAATTAAAGTTTTTGCTAAAAAATATTGAGCTCAAGATCCCATATTTTGCCCATAATCATGGGGATGATCTTTCTTAATTGTTCTAAAAATACGCGACAACCCTTTTAAACTTCATTGAATATTTTTGAACTTTAAGGGATGATTATTCCGCCTAAAGTGACCGTAACCTTTCTCGAGTCTTCCGCCTGTAACTAACAGATGGCCATAAATATCGACGGCCAAGGGGATGCTCACCATGGATAACAAATATTGAAGGAGCCTTATATCTTTTGCTGTCGGACTTTTTAAATTTACGCTCAGCGAACTAAATGACTATTCAATTTTCCAATGGAGGAATTTACTATCTTATCCATAAGTACGGCTCAGTGAATAAATGATGATATACAAATAGCCCGAAGCCAAGTGTGTTTACTTGAATAGCGGGCTATAAATTGCAGAAATATATTTAGTATCAGACTTTTACTTCCTGTTGGTTAGCATAGGCTTTAGGACCAATCCCAAATTCTTTTTTAAAGCAGCGCGTGAAATATTTAGGGTCATTGAAACCGACCGCATAAGCTGCCTGAGAAACAGATATTTTCTCTGTTACCAATAGCTTAGCGCCATGTTTTAGTCTACAACTTCGAATGAATTCATTCATAGACATATCAAGTAAAGCTTTCATTTTATTGTAAAGCCATGTGCGACTCACCCCAAGGTTGGAGCAGAAAAATCCAATATCCAGGTATGGGTTTTCAATTTCCTCTTCAATGATACTTTTAATCTGTTCCAAAAACTCCTGATCCTGAGGGCTAATTGTATCACCAACCTCCTGTATTCCAGTCCATATATCGGATTTAAACTGTTCGATTAAATCAAGCCGCTGGCGTAAAATATTTTCCACCTTCCAATGCAGTTCTTCAAACTTGAATGGTTTGGTGATGTAATCTGAAGCCCCAGCTTTCAGCCCTTCAAGACGATCGTGCTCCGCATCTTTGGCCGTAATTAATATTATGGGGATGTGGCTGGTGCTGATATTCTGCTTCAGTTTTTCACACATCATTATTCCATTCATCACTGGCATCATAATATCTGAAAGAATAATATGCGGCTGTTCCTGTAAAGCAATTTCCAGTGCCTGTTGGCCATTTTCAGCACTTAATACTTGGTAATGATGCTTGAGCCTACTGACAATAAAAGTTCGTAGGTCCTCATTATCTTCCACAACCAAAATCTTTGTTTTAAGTAATTTTTCAAGTTTTTCGGTTTTTTCAATCGACTTGGTTACTACCTGATCGGTTGCGGCCAGTGCTTCTTGCTTTTCCTGTTCCTCCTCTTGAATATTGATCAATGGTATACTAATATTGAAAGTTGTTCCATGATGGTCGGGATTATCTACCTTGGTAACACTGTCCACACTGATCTGGCCATTTGCCAAATCAACAAGCTGCTTTACCAACGATAAGCCTATTCCTGTACCAACAGCCATTTCCTCATGCGTATCCATTCGGTAAAACCTATCAAAAATATACGGGAGCTGTTCGGCAGAAATACCTTCCCCATTATCGGAGATTGTTATTTTAAGTTGCTGGTCCTCAACCCCCATGTCGAATGCCACCGTCCCGCCTTGTGGCGTATATTTTATGGCATT from Persicobacter psychrovividus encodes the following:
- the bglX gene encoding beta-glucosidase BglX — protein: MRTKVTTLFFGVYAIFILLVGMTACGESQVKTDPIDKKVEEILNGMTLRQKVGQLNQLKHAKLIANNHKETDVNIDSAVINGDVGTFLNVWWMKDKRHYQKLAMEHTGIPLIFALDIIHGFRTTFPVPLGEAASWNLPLIERSARIMAIEGTSSGNMWTFAPMVDISFDARWGRMMEGAGEDPYLGSQIAAARVHGFQGDDLSANNTMLACAKHFAAYGQVEAGRDYNQTTVSERFLREYVLPPFHAAEKAGCRTFMNAFNDYDGVPCSGNKFLIRDILKGEWGFKGAVVSDYNSFEEMVDWRYAKDRKEAALKAIEAGSDIDMMGLVYMDHLQDLVEEGKVDVALIDDAVRRVLKLKFELGLFDDPFKYFTEGLQEKEWRRPEYVEHARKIARESMVLLKNDEQLLPLSKTKYKKIAVIGPIDAKPETHMGTWSAAGPKEEVVRFTEGIKNKVGKAATVTFEAGCADEHTADSKALARAIRLAKSSDFVILTLGEGQWFSGENTSLVDISLPKPQVELAKKIKALNKPTVVVMADGRPICMPWIKDNMPTILESWLAGCEAGNALADVLFGDYNPSGKLPVTFPAHTGQVPISYLKKATGRPTENGTRYLDASNDPAYPFGFGLSYTHFKYSNLKISTDSLKLGQSLQVSVDLENTGQYDGKEVVQLYISDLYGSTSRPLKELKHFELIELKKGERKTVHFTITEEDLKMWNEQMEFVAEPGEFQVQVGTNSDEVITKNFILS
- a CDS encoding MFS transporter; translation: MKLSFKEKFGYSLGELASSGLWQTLMFFLPAFYTDVYLLPASATATLFLIVRVFDAMNDPIMGTVSDRTNTRWGKFRPFLLLGALPLVFTAVMMFTVPDLSPKGKLIYAYATYFSFLIFYTMVTVPFNALIGVMSPDPEQRTALSSFKFVFAYGASLLVQGGLIPLVEKLGEGDQAKGYPLAIAGLGVLCLAGLLFAFLTTKERVQPVKQSANSVKEDFKDLSSNRPWLVLFFSSITLLIYIGIRSSAVMYYFQYFVGRKDLAPLFMVVGTIAVLAGVVPTNWMAKKIGKAKLFMICLGVISASLIFNYFLGPDQIVLIFAAQIVFSLASGPTMPLLWSMLADSSDYSEWKNGRRATGLAYSAATFAQKTGVAIGASGTLALLSWYGYQPNVEQGADALIGIKNAMTIYPALIAFASIGCFMFYNLSDQKLEQIKQELQSIKDNDKSEEKSLVSAE
- a CDS encoding glycoside hydrolase family 28 protein → MKYLFYLLMGIFLPLNVMAQALNVTDFGAVGDGKTDNTEAVQKAIDEASRKNTTLVFPTGTFMTGMIHLKSNVTIELQSGSVWQAVPDLKLFPEIPSNADLSQSGGYTMSRRAFIFGDNLENVTLTGDGTIYPSGDHHEAFPMHEKNGSKRPYGIYFRNCQNITVRDLTLTNSAFWMLRTYLCDNVRIHNIELFNHANTNNDGMDIVDCHRVHISDCTVDSADDGICLKTEAPKGTEDVVITNCIVSSTASYIKLGTGSFGTFKRITVSNCVLRPTRATKIVHGLGYRNGITGLSLMSVDGCDIENISFNNIVMDGMMTPIFIRLSDRHKVTHTEYNDHPITAGTIKNISYSNITATNIGSVPVNITGYPENYVEGVSMHNCKFEYNTAGTVKDLTIEVPENSKNYPYPKMYGTDLPASGIYFRHVKNIIFDQVQIAPAEGDPRPAIHFDDVINYRGENVLVDYQDIKKKQFVIKNSGKLKAGI